One Bombina bombina isolate aBomBom1 chromosome 5, aBomBom1.pri, whole genome shotgun sequence DNA segment encodes these proteins:
- the LOC128660101 gene encoding cathelicidin-6, with amino-acid sequence MNTLIMEQIKNILLLFSVSFVINSQASPENAQTKQDASSVVIATEYYNMGSNEEAVYLPFPDDSKYLQDVSSDLREIQFTLKETLCLKSETQTPEHCLFRDNGEIKVCTAHFDEENNLENMTCNAAVKKSRTKRSLKKLKKKLKEKFKKTFNKDVKKKLKKTAKDFLKKKAIDLIKSYGKR; translated from the exons atGAATACTCTGATCATGgaacaaattaaaaacattttgctATTGTTTTCAGTGTCTTTTGTAATTAATTCTCAAGCTTCACCAGAAAATGCTCAGACAAAGCAAGATGCATCATCTGTGGTTATTGCTACTGAGTACTATAATATGGGATCCAATGAAGAGGCTGTCTACTTACCCTTCCCTGATGATTCTAAATATCTCCAA GACGTGTCTTCAGATTTACGTGAAATCCAGTTtacccttaaagagacattgtgtCTAAAATCAGAGACCCAAACTCCTGAGCACTGTCTATTTCGAGACAATGGT gagATAAAAGTCTGTACAGCTCATTTTGATGAGGAGAATAATCTAGAGAACATGACGTGCAATGCTGCGGTTAAG AAATCTCGCACAAAAAGATCCCTTAAGAAACTCAAAAAGAAACTCAAAGAGAAATTCAAAAAGACATTCAATAAGGATGTCAAAAAGAAACTCAAAAAGACAgcaaaagactttttaaaaaagaaggcaatTGATTTAATAAAGTCTTATGGGAAgcgataa